The following proteins are co-located in the uncultured Draconibacterium sp. genome:
- a CDS encoding DUF134 domain-containing protein, protein MPRRKRNRRIQVPPVIKGMSVYGVRGRKSNEVILHLEEYEAIRLLDYQNLTQEEAAVFMDVSRPTLTRIYEEARNKVATAFVEGRDLIFRGGDIYFDKNWYKCNQCKASFSDYSEEVTKCAVCSSDDLVSLNDYYTAE, encoded by the coding sequence ATGCCTAGAAGAAAAAGAAACCGAAGAATTCAAGTACCTCCTGTAATTAAAGGAATGTCTGTCTATGGTGTTCGTGGTAGAAAATCAAATGAAGTTATTCTTCATTTAGAAGAATACGAAGCCATTCGATTACTCGACTATCAAAACCTTACGCAAGAGGAAGCAGCGGTTTTTATGGATGTTTCACGTCCTACGCTTACTCGCATTTACGAAGAAGCAAGAAACAAAGTGGCTACTGCATTTGTTGAGGGCAGGGATTTAATATTCCGTGGCGGCGATATTTACTTTGATAAGAACTGGTACAAATGCAATCAGTGCAAAGCGAGCTTTAGTGACTATTCTGAAGAAGTTACTAAGTGTGCAGTATGTAGTTCAGATGATCTGGTTTCATTAAACGATTATTATACAGCTGAATAG